A genome region from Arachis duranensis cultivar V14167 chromosome 6, aradu.V14167.gnm2.J7QH, whole genome shotgun sequence includes the following:
- the LOC107495398 gene encoding pentatricopeptide repeat-containing protein At5g08510-like, whose amino-acid sequence MQTLLLEPIILTPTNPPKHSTNNLTNSSLKPSNPTHHNTLLKNPPTTTTYASVLDSCASLTFGKQLHAHSLKSGFCGHGFVQTKLLQMYARNGSLDDACQLFDTMPLRNSHAWTAILRVHVDLGLLEEAYQLSEELIREPTCTPLDFFVFPVVLNICCGLGELELGIQLHGMLVKQGFVANVYVCNALIDMYGKCGSLEDAKKVLEEMPEKDCVSWNSMINACAANGMVNEAFDLLKNMSKSGLTPNLVSWSAVIGGFSRNGYDIEAIEVLSKMLGSGMKPNAQTLATVLPACARLQRIRFGKELHGYIMRHEIFLNSFVVNGLMDMYRRCCHMGSAFRVFSKFSGKCAASYNTMIAGYSENGKVLKARKLFDQMREEGVEMERISWNSMISGYVDNFMLEEAFILFQDSLNEGIEPDSFTIGSLINGCADMACIETGEVIHSHAIVRGLHSNSFVGGALVEMYCKCNEIVAAQTAFSEVSERDLATWNALISGYARCNRIRVIGELLLRMKDDGFEPNVYTWNGIIAGYVENKLYNLAIKLFIEMQSLNLRPDIYTIGIVLAACSKLSTMERGKQVHAYSIRAGYDTNVYIGAALVDMYAKCGGFRYCYVVYNRISLPNLVSHNAMLTAYAMHGDWEKGIALFRQMLVRKVRPDDVTFLSVLSLCVHVGSVEIGHECFLLMDTYNVTPTLKHYTCMVDLLSRAGELKRAYELVKNMPMEADSVTWSALLGGCYIHGEVELGEIAAKKLIELEPHNTGNYVLLANLYASVGRWHDLAQIRQLLKQKGMQKNPGCSWIEDVDGVHVFLAGDKSHIRSSEIYYTLDNLTNFIRTKHNHHL is encoded by the coding sequence ATGCAAACCCTGCTTTTAGAACCCATCATTCTCACACCAACAAACCCACCAAAACATTCAACTAACAACCTAACTAACTCATCTCTAAAACCCTCAAACCCCACTCACCACAACACACTTCTTAAAAACCctcccaccaccaccacctacGCCTCCGTTCTCGATTCTTGCGCCTCCCTCACTTTTGGAAAACAGCTCCACGCTCACTCTCTCAAGTCCGGGTTCTGCGGCCATGGCTTCGTACAAACCAAGCTCCTACAAATGTACGCGCGCAACGGCTCTTTGGACGATGCATGCCAACTGTTCGACACAATGCCGCTTAGAAACTCGCACGCTTGGACCGCAATCCTGCGTGTTCACGTTGACCTGGGGCTTCTTGAGGAGGCTTATCAATTGTCAGAGGAGTTGATACGTGAACCGACATGCACGCCACTCGATTTCTTCGTGTTCCCTGTGGTTCTGAACATTTGTTGTGGTCTTGGAGAATTGGAGCTGGGAATTCAGCTGCATGGCATGCTTGTGAAACAAGGATTTGTCGCGAATGTTTACGTTTGCAATGCGTTGATTGATATGTATGGTAAGTGTGGGAGCTTAGAAGATGCGAAGAAGGTTCTAGAAGAAATGCCTGAGAAGGATTGCGTCTCGTGGAATTCTATGATAAATGCATGTGCTGCCAATGGAATGGTAAATGAGGCATTTGATCTTTTGAAGAACATGTCAAAGAGTGGCTTAACGCCCAATCTTGTTTCTTGGAGTGCAGTAATTGGAGGATTTTCACGGAACGGTTATGATATTGAGGCAATTGAGGTACTGTCCAAGATGCTGGGAAGTGGTATGAAACCGAATGCGCAAACACTGGCTACTGTTCTTCCAGCTTGCGCGAGGCTACAACGGATTAGATTTGGCAAGGAACTCCATGGATATATCATGAGGCATGAGATCTTCTTGAATAGTTTTGTTGTGAATGGATTAATGGACATGTATAGAAGGTGCTGCCACATGGGAAGTGCATTTAGAGtgttttcgaaattttcagGAAAGTGTGCAGCTTCTTACAATACAATGATAGCTGGGTACTCTGAAAATGGTAAAGTCTTGAAGGCTAGGAAGTTGTTTGATCAAATGAGGGAAGAAGGTGTAGAAATGGAAAGAATTTCATGGAATTCTATGATTTCAGGGTATGTTGACAATTTTATGCTTGAAGAAGCCTTTATCTTGTTTCAAGATTCGCTGAATGAAGGAATTGAACCCGATTCTTTCACTATTGGAAGTTTGATTAATGGCTGTGCTGATATGGCTTGTATAGAAACAGGGGAAGTGATACATAGCCATGCGATTGTTAGAGGTTTGCACTCCAATAGTTTTGTTGGTGGAGCTTTGGTGGAAATGTACTGTAAATGCAATGAAATTGTGGCTGCGCAAACGGCATTTTCTGAAGTGAGTGAGAGAGATTTAGCAACCTGGAACGCTTTAATCTCCGGCTATGCACGCTGTAATAGAATTAGAGTGATTGGAGAGCTTCTTCTGAGAATGAAAGACGATGGTTTCGAGCCAAATGTGTATACATGGAATGGTATTATAGCAGGTTACGTGGAAAATAAACTTTACAATTTGGCGATAAAATTGTTTATCGAAATGCAGAGTTTGAATTTAAGGCCTGACATATACACAATTGGAATAGTTCTTGCAGCATGCTCTAAATTGTCCACAATGGAAAGGGGAAAACAGGTTCATGCATATTCCATAAGAGCAGGGTATGATACTAATGTTTACATTGGAGCTGCCCTTGTAGACATGTATGCGAAATGTGGCGGATTTAGGTACTGCTATGTTGTTTACAATAGGATATCACTCCCTAATTTGGTGTCTCACAACGCCATGTTAACAGCATATGCGATGCATGGAGACTGGGAAAAAGGAATCGCTCTGTTTCGCCAGATGTTGGTGAGAAAGGTTAGACCGGACGATGTGACTTTCCTATCAGTTCTTTCATTATGTGTTCATGTTGGATCGGTCGAAATTGGGCATGAATGCTTTCTATTAATGGATACTTACAATGTGACTCCCACACTGAAGCACTATACTTGTATGGTTGATCTATTGAGCCGTGCTGGTGAGCTCAAGAGAGCGTACGAGCTTGTGAAGAACATGCCAATGGAAGCTGATTCAGTGACATGGAGTGCTCTACTTGGAGGTTGTTATATTCATGGTGAGGTTGAATTAGGAGAAATTGCAGCAAAGAAGCTCATAGAATTGGAGCCTCATAACACTGGAAACTATGTATTGTTAGCAAATTTATATGCTTCTGTTGGTAGGTGGCATGATCTTGCTCAAATTAGACAATTGCTGAAACAGAAGGGAATGCAGAAGAATCCAGGGTGCAGTTGGATAGAAGATGTAGACGGGGTTCATGTGTTTCTTGCTGGTGATAAAAGTCACATAAGATCATCTGAGATATATTATACTTTGGATAATTTGACTAATTTTATTAGAACAAAGCATAATCATCATTTATAA